In Cryptomeria japonica chromosome 10, Sugi_1.0, whole genome shotgun sequence, a genomic segment contains:
- the LOC131039244 gene encoding G-type lectin S-receptor-like serine/threonine-protein kinase At2g19130, giving the protein MAMKYLVLAISIIIAFNNFTSLALCGGDTLLVGDSLAGNQTIMSKNDTFVLGFFCPSGTNSWYIGIWYARMSPKVIVWVANRDNPVRSMPGVLKFSSHRRLSVFDRKGRSLWSTAIGLKGSRAMITESGNFIMLGYGHNKSDIVWESFAHPGDTWLPGMRMSKGMKLTSWKSLADPAIGLFSYGMDRSSGMTQMVMIYNNSVPYWSSGEWTGSYFTKVPEGNDNKIFEMICDRVSPSRLQFHFRVKPSGHILTGRILLDENGELKVYLAMDDGTWNQIWSSHRGQCSQFEICGAYGLCNANDVCSCVEGFTPKNGSQGWWSSGCARRKPLQCSVEAGTTDGFVESKNRYLPEEEALSYNKEPTIEACRTACLNNCSCTAFTFIISDLPICRLWLGDLFKMRVSSENYSIFIRLAASELPHSTSERSSKAPVLLFLLPSAIISAALLALLLAAFILWKHRRLQKKSVEEDVPISLKTFTYKELRIATENFKHTLGSGAFGSVFKGTLPNNTLVAVKRLEGAAGAEKQFRAEINTIGRIQHLNLVTLYGFCAEGSRRLLVYAYMPNGSLNSSLFCEEEEAEKVLDWKTRFEIALGTARGLVYLHEECRDHIIHCDIKPENILLDGDLRPKIADFGLAKLVGRDFSRVLTTTRGTRGYLAPEWISGLPITPKVDVYSFGMALLEMISGRRNLDLKLEESRFYFPTWAASQIQRGNIIGVVDVRIASEANIEEVRRAAVVGELCIQHDENMRPSMGEVLKILEGTIEAPTPQIPRSLQLLVDQVEDDDNDMSAHLPCISSGFKDV; this is encoded by the coding sequence ATGGCGATGAAGTATTTGGTCCTCGCAATTTCTATAATCATTGCATTCAATAATTTCACTTCATTAGCACTGTGTGGTGGGGATACGCTTCTAGTTGGAGATTCGCTCGCTGGAAATCAGACAATAATGTCAAAGAATGACACGTTTGTTTTAGGATTTTTCTGTCCGAGTGGAACGAATAGTTGGTACATTGGCATCTGGTACGCACGAATGTCTCCGAAGGTCATAGTTTGGGTGGCTAACAGAGATAATCCTGTCAGAAGCATGCCGGGAGTCCTGAAATTTTCAAGCCACCGTCGTCTCAGTGTGTTTGATAGAAAGGGCCGGTCATTGTGGTCGACTGCTATTGGTCTGAAAGGATCGCGGGCAATGATAACCGAATCTGGTAATTTCATTATGCTGGGTTACGGTCACAACAAGTCTGACATTGTTTGGGAGAGTTTCGCTCACCCGGGAGATACATGGTTGCCTGGCATGAGGATGTCGAAAGGCATGAAGCTAACTTCGTGGAAGAGTTTGGCGGATCCTGCAATTGGGCTGTTCTCTTATGGAATGGACAGGTCTTCAGGAATGACGCAGATGGTGATGATATATAACAACAGTGTTCCATATTGGTCAAGTGGAGAGTGGACTGGCAGTTATTTTACCAAAGTTCCGGAGGGGAATGATAATAAGATATTCGAAATGATTTGTGATAGGGTTTCTCCTTCAAGATTACAGTTTCATTTCAGAGTAAAGCCGTCAGGACATATCCTGACAGGGCGAATCCTCTTAGACGAGAATGGCGAGTTAAAAGTTTACCTCGCGATGGATGATGGTACTTGGAATCAGATATGGTCGTCACACCGAGGTCAATGCAGTCAGTTTGAAATCTGCGGGGCGTATGGACTGTGTAATGCCAATGATGTGTGTAGTTGTGTTGAGGGTTTTACACCCAAGAACGGCTCTCAAGGTTGGTGGTCGAGTGGGTGTGCTCGACGAAAACCCTTGCAATGCTCTGTCGAAGCGGGCACAACAGACGGCTTCGTGGAATCCAAGAACCGATACTTACCTGAAGAAGAAGCTCTCTCATACAACAAGGAGCCAACAATAGAAGCCTGCAGGACTGCTTGTCTCAACAATTGCTCATGTACAGCATTTACTTTCATTATTTCTGACCTACCAATCTGTAGGCTCTGGTTAGGGGATTTATTCAAAATGCGCGTTTCATCTGAgaattattccattttcatcaggCTGGCAGCTTCGGAGTTGCCGCACTCGACATCAGAGAGAAGCAGCAAAGCCCCTGTACTTCTCTTTTTACTTCCCTCTGCCATTATTTCTGCTGCCCTTTTAGCTCTCCTTTTGGCCGCATTTATTCTGTGGAAACATCGAAGACTGCAGAAGAAAAGCGTGGAAGAGGACGTGCCAATCTCTCTCAAAACGTTCACTTACAAAGAGCTGAGAATTGCAACCGAGAATTTCAAGCATACGCTGGGAAGCGGAGCATTCGGGTCTGTGTTCAAAGGAACTCTGCCAAACAACACGCTTGTGGCCGTTAAAAGATTAGAGGGTGCTGCAGGAGCAGAAAAGCAATTTCGTGCAGAAATAAACACCATCGGGAGAATACAACACTTGAATTTGGTAACGCTCTATGGATTCTGCGCTGAAGGATCTCGAAGGCTACTGGTATATGCCTACATGCCCAACGGCTCTTTAAATTCCTCTCTCTTCTGTGAAGAGGAAGAAGCAGAGAAGGTGTTGGATTGGAAAACCCGTTTCGAGATCGCACTGGGCACTGCACGAGGACTAGTTTATCTCCATGAGGAATGCAGGGATCATATCATTCACTGTGATATTAAACCGGAAAACATTCTTCTGGATGGTGACCTTCGCCCGAAGATAGCCGATTTTGGGTTGGCAAAGCTGGTGGGCAGAGATTTCAGCCGTGTATTGACGACCACAAGAGGAACTCGGGGTTACTTGGCTCCCGAGTGGATCTCGGGCCTTCCTATCACTCCAAAGGTGGACGTTTACAGTTTTGGTATGGCGTTGCTGGAAATGATATCTGGTCGTAGAAATCTGGACTTGAAGTTGGAGGAGAGCAGATTCTACTTTCCTACCTGGGCTGCATCTCAAATTCAGAGAGGAAACATAATAGGCGTTGTGGATGTAAGGATAGCAAGTGAGGCGAATATTGAAGAGGTGAGAAGAGCCGCTGTGGTTGGAGAACTGTGCATTCAACACGATGAAAATATGAGGCCGAGCATGGGTGAAGTGTTGAAGATACTGGAAGGGACGATCGAGGCTCCTACGCCACAAATCCCGAGGTCTCTACAGCTACTGGTAGATCAGGTAGAAGACGACGACAATGATATGTCTGCTCATCTTCCTTGCATATCAAGTGGTTTTAAGGACGTCTAA